In Risungbinella massiliensis, the genomic stretch TCTTGTACTTCTACTTCATTAGCAGCAAGAAACTCTCTAAATTCTGGGTCCGTCATGTACGAAACAACTTCATATTTTTTGTTTCCAACCAAAACAAAGTCCATTTTCTTGGAAAGTTCTTTCACCCGATTCCATGAAATCTTATGATTGGTGGTAAATTGGTATAGAAAGGTCTCCTTGCCTTTCTCCAAGTGCTGAAAATGAGAGACTATTTCCCCTTTATTCATAAAAAGCAGTTCATCCGCTATTAAATCAACTTCCCGTAAGATATGGCTGGAGACGATAATACATATATCATCTTGTGATACTCTATTGAGTTATATCTCTCGAATCTCTTTCATTCCCTGCGGATCTAAACCGTTGGTTGGCTCATCTAATAAAAGTATTTTTGGGGTTATGTGCTAAAGCACGTGCTAGACCCAATCTTTGCTTCATCCCAAGAGAGGTTTGCGAAAATAATTTATAGTGTTGTTGATCCAAATTTACCAGTTTTAAGAGTTCCATCACTTTTTCATCCGTTATGGTCTGTTTCTCATATTGAAGATGCAAACTAATATTTTCATATAATGAGAGATTCTCATAAAACCCAGGATACTCAATGATGCTTCCTACCACCCAACAAATCTTTTTATCTATCTTTATTTGCTCATAGTTTAGTCAATAGGAAAATTAGCAAAAAATTTCTACTCCACAGTATGATAGATAGAAAATGTAGATAAACAAAAATTAATTCTTCCTTTATTTACAGACGATTTGGACTGTCAACAGTAAACTAGACAGTTTTTTTAAGGTGTATCAACTTGTACTCCATAGGGGTTAGATAGTCTAAGGTACTGTGAATACGAACATTGTTAAACCAGTTTACGTAGTCAAATAATTCTAACTCTAGTTGTTCCAGGCTTTTAAAACGAGCATTCTTAACAAACTCTGTTTTCATTATCTTAAACATAGCTTCTGCTACTGCATTATCATATGGTGAGCCTTTTAGGCTCAACGAGCGTTGGATCTGGAAGGTTTTGAGTGCTTCATCCATTAATTTGTTTTTAAACTCATTTCCTCTATCAGTATGGAAAAGTTGGACTTTTCGTAGGTCTTGTTTAATAGAAGAAAGAGCACGATACACTAGCTGTGCGTCTTTCTTAGGACCAGCACTATATCCAATAATCTCCCGATTGAAAAGATCAACAAAAACACAGATATAATGCCATGTTTGCTTCACTCGTACATATGTTAAATCGCTTACAATCACTTTTAATGCTTCATCTTGCTGAAACTTTCGATCCAACAAATTTGCATGATTTGACTCGTTACAGGTACTTCGGCTCTTTTTGAACTGAGCGATGGTGTACTTTGAAATAAGCCCTTGTTGGTTCATGATTCGTCCGATCCGTCTTCTAGAAATGATCCATCCCCGTTTTTTTAATTCCACTTTAATTTTTCGTGTACCATAGGTTTGACGGCTTTTTTGAAAGATGTCTACGATCACAGACGTGATCGTATCCTTCAAGGACTTTCTATTCTTTTTTTCATAATAGTAAGTGCTTCTAGGGAGTTGTAGGACTTCGCACATTGCTGATACTGAGTATTTGTGACAATTATTTCGGATCACATTTACTTTCGTCCCATGATCAGCGCGGCTTGCTTTAAAATATCGTTTTCCATTCGTAAACGTTGAAGCTCTTTCCGAAGCTGAATTAATTCAGCTTCTTCGGTTGTTCGGTTGTCCTTTTCTTTAAAGGAGCAACTGTTCTGACTCTGCCTGATCCACTTATCTACAGCAGATGGAGTAAGATCATACTCTTTGATAATTTCACTTCTTGGTTTCCCACTTTGATGCAATTGAACAATTTGGTGTTTAAACTCCTCGGTAAAAGTACGTCTTTTTCTTCTTGTCATAATCAATTCTCCTCGTTTCATGTCCCTTTGAAACAAGTGTAATTGACCTTATTTTTTCTGTCCAATAAACTGTAACCTATCCAATTTCCTATATTTTATACTTAGCATTACTTAGATCCTTCCCTCCGTGAAGTTAAACCGTGAGTTTGCTTTCACGGAGGGACTGGATCTAAGGGTATCTTTATTCCCCTTAAAGATCCAGTCTCATTTTTATAATGAGAGGGGATTAAAGATGTTTTCATTTTTAAAATTTGGTTTGTTTAATCTAGGAGAATATCCACTTTTTCGATCTGGTGCAAAACCTGCTATCTTTGGAGAGATCAGTGAATTCTCAAAACGATATCTCAAAAAATATCCTGTAGCTTATTTCAAAGGGATGAATGACGATCAGTTAGTAATGATTCATCAAACAGAAGAAGCAAGAGATCTATTTCAAAGCGAAATGGAGAATGTCTCTCTATTTAGCCCAGAGTTTCATGAAATCGTAGGTAGAACAATCGGAATCCCGAAAGCAGCCATTCCTCACTTTCAACTTCTAGCTGGTCACGTAAGGAAATACGACGCTCATTCAGACCTTGTCAAAATGTACTCTAACCATATGTGGTTGCGATGGCATGAAGTTGTATTTACATTTTCGGCAAATGATCTAGCAGAGGTATTACTAGAAGTCTACGAACTATATCAAAAAACGGATAAAAGATTAGCAAAAAAGCCTATACTCATTGGACATGATGTCCACAAAAGTGTAGCGTGGGATGATCAAGTGGAGATGTATTTTCGTAATGATCATGACCAAGAATTAAGTTTTCAATATGAATTAGATTTAGCCAACATTCCTGATAACATTGAAACCCTAAAACAAACCATCAAAGCACAATTAGCAAGTATATATCCGCACTTATATAACTAGTGTAGATATGACAGAGAAAGGAATCATCTTCTTTCTCTGTTCCTAAATTTAAATTAAAAAATAAAATTTACATAACAATAGCCTTTATTTTTCCACAACGGAAAAATAAAGGCTATTTTCGTTTTAAGATTTTTTGTCTGAATTTACATCAATAGGAATCGCTACTTTCATAGTAGCTCCACCTTCTTCACTGTTAAACGCCTCAATATTGCCACCATGTTTATGGACAATCGATTGCGCAATAAAAAGTCCTAGTCCTACGTGTCCTTCTTTACCTGTTCTAGAGCTATCTTCCCGGTAAAACTTCCGAAATAGTCTCTCGTAATTAGTCGACCCAAATCCTGGACCACTATCCTTTATTTCGAATATAACGTTCTCTTGCGTAATCATCGTATGCCACTTAATTTGCCCTTTTTCGGGAGTGTATCGAATGGCATTGGTAATGATATTATCCAATACTTGAGAAATACGATCATCATCCATATAGATTTGCTCTATATCGGAGTGTTGATCCACTGTATATAGAAAGTCAATTTCCTTTTTCTTACACAGCAGTTCAAACTCTTGTACCTTACGATCTAGAAATGTTTTGATATCTACCCACTCTGGTTGGATCTGAAAACCAGGTATTTCTACAAGGGACACCCCATGTAATTGATCTAATAATCGAATCGAACGTTGGGTATTGGTAAAAATGGTGTGTAAATACCGATCCAACCGATCCTGGTCTTTCTTGCTTCCTTCAATTAATCCTTCCGCATGACCATGAATAATAGTAAGTGGTGTCCTCAAGTCATGGGCAATTGCCGCCACCATCTCTTTCCGTTCCTCTTCTAACTCCCACTGTCTAACAAGCGATTTTTTTAGAGCCACTCTCATTTCTTCAAATGCTTGCACCAGTTGATTTAGTTCGTGTGACTCTTGAATGACAGGTAAAGAGAAATCCAAATTATTATGTTGAATACTTTTTGCCCCATCTATTAACTGGTAAAAAGGTCTCTCTAATTTCTTGCTAAACCTTCTCCCAAACAAATAGGAAAACAAATAAAAATAGATAAATGGACTACTAAGTGTGAGAAGTAACACCATGCTAATAATCCATTTAGATCCTACATCTGTAGAAGTTACACTTAGTTGATATTGTAGGAATATGGCTCCACTTAATTGATCATTTGGCTCAAACAATGGATACATTTTGATAATCCGACCATTTTTATGGATATCCGTATTGATTTTGGAGTATAAATCTTTGGTATTGTTGATGAATCGTTCTTGTATGCTGCCATATATAATACGCCCTGTTACATCCACAACTTGATAATCTATTCCTTCCAAAGGGATGATCGACTCAAGCTCTTTTTGTGCTTGTGGTGATAACAATTGATTTCCCTTCATTTGCACATAATCAACTATGGTTGGTATTTTCTTTTCATAATAGTTAGCTGGTCTAATCTGGTCCGGCATGATTGATACTCCAATAAGCACCATGAACCAAGTTAGCATGGTTGCAACTACACTACATACCAAACTAAGATGGAAGGATACAATAAACTGGGTTTTGAGCTTCGTACTATAAAGCCATTTTTTTAACTTTCCCATTTGTATCCTATTCCCCAAACCGTGGAGATGTACGATGGAGCATGGATTTTCGTTAATTTAGCCCTGATTTTTTTGATATGTTCCGTGATCGTAGACGAATCTCCTGTCGCATCGTATCCCCAAATTTTTTCGTACAAGTGCTCACGTGTAAATACTTGGCCTGGATGTAGTGCAAGGAAGTGAAATAGCTCAAATTCTTTTGATGTAAAAGCGATTGGTTGATTGTTATAAAGAACCTCATATCCCTCAAGATCGATCGTCAAATATCCAAAATGCAATCGATTGTACTTCTTGTCCCCAATTCTCTGTTCTCTTCGTAAGTGAGCAAAAATCCTCGTTTTTAATTCCTTCATACTAAATGGTTTAATTAAATAATCATCGCCACCAGCCATCAACCCTTTGATTCGATCTTGTTCCGATTGTTTTGCACTTAAAAAGAGGATCGGGGATGATACCGTCTTTCTAACTAGTTCACAAAGGATAAATCCATCCATTCCCGGCATCATGACATCGAGAACAATGAGGTCAGGCTCTACCTTCAGTTTCTTTAATGCTTCTGTCCCATCATAAGCTGTATAAACGTGATACCCTTCATCTGTAAGGGCATCCTTCATAAACGAAACGATATCTTGTTCATCATCTACTAGTAGTATTTTTGATTTGATCAAATTAGCCCATCCATTCTTTCTTTTTCCAAAGTCCTAGATTCATTATAATACTAACAATCAATAGAACGGATAGGGTAACAAGAAAACCTTCTGCATTGACATGACTTAGTTGTTGGAATATGGAATCTGTTACTGCAAGTAAAAAGATAAATTGATCTGATGCATAAATAGCACCAACTAAAACTCCTATATAGCCCACATAAGATAGGATCGGATTTGGCATAAGTACACTAATAAAACTGCCAACACTAATGAGCGACATATAGATAAGCAAAGCGATCCCATAAAAACGAAGTGTGTATAGAAATGCACCAAATGACGAAACCGCTTCATTTCCTAAAAATACTGTACTCTCTACATTCGGCATGGCAAATCGTCCAAACAAAGTTCCAGTTAACCACGTAATACAGATAATCGCCAATATAATAAAGTACTGTACTGACCATTTGGCTAAGAATAACTTCGCTCGACTAACGGGCCGAATGAGCACCATACGCAATGCACCCGATGTGTATTCCCCATTAAAGCTGTCGACAACAAGCATCGGGATTAGGATGAAATTAACAAAGAACGATATATCTCGGAAAAACAGCGTAGCAGCATTCAACGAATCCACTTGGACCGAATTTTCTGCATCGAAAAAGCCAGTCCTCATAGAGGATAAAAAGAGGCATTCAAGAGCCAGTAAACCAGCGTATACGATCAACAATACCATTGTTTTTTTCCTTTTAAACGTACGTTCGAATTCACTCCATACGATTTGCTTCATCAAGCACAACCCCCTATTAATAAAAACTATCTTTTCTTCTAACTACAAGAAGCGTCGCAAGACTAAAAATGACGATGTAACAGCCGAGTACCGTTAGATTCCAACCTATCAGTTGTGGGGATTCCGCAAGCATCATCGTGATCCCTTGCCATTGAATCATCGGGATGGAACTAAAAAAGATCTTCATATATACTGCCTTTTCAAGTAATCTGCTAAAGTATTCCAATATCATGGGATACGAAAAAGAGATTAGTAGAAAGGAAAGTCCTCCACCGATCGCGGTTGTGGTAGTCTTGCTAATCACTGCGATAAACACCAATACACAAATGAGCGCTACTACTGTCAGATAAGAGACTCCATAAAATAACAGATTGTAGAGAAGTCCATCTTGTAGAGTAACAAGTTGATCATGATAGAAAAGGTGATACATTTCAGGACTATCAAACATCACAAATCCAATCGAATAACTCAAGCAAAAATAGACTACAAAAAAGCTTAAGACGAAAAGAAGCAAAACGATCACTTTCGCTAATAATATCTTTCGGAAAGAATAGGTTCGAATCATCACCATTCGTAATTGTCCAGAGCGATATTCTTCTGTAATCAGTAACGTAATAAAGACTAGCAATATGGCATTAAACAATGTAAACAACATCTCGGCTAATCCAAGTACCGGAAAGTTACCGGCAAATGCATATTGGGCTAAATCGACTGAAGTCACTTCGTTTTGTTTTTGAAAATAAGTAGCAGCGGCAAACAATCCAACAGGAATTAGAGCAAAGATGATCCATGTAATCCTTCTCTTCCAAAGTCTCTCCCATTCAGCTCGTATAAGTTGCTTCATCTTGACACCAGCTCGATAAAAGCATCTTCCAAACTTTGCTCTTCGGATGCTAGTTTATTTAAATCTCCACTCCACATTAGCTGACCTTCACGAATCACAACCACTTGATCGCAAATCTTTTGTAGTTCATCTAACAAGTGACTGGAAATCAGGATCGTCTTTCCATATTCACGTTTTAATTTCATAATCAACTCACGTAATTCTCGAATCCCCATCGGATCCAAACCATTAGCCGGCTCATCCAGAATTAATAGATCAGGGTCACCTAATAATGCCTGAGCAATTCCCAATCGTTGCTTCATTCCGAGAGAATACGTTCGTACCAGATCATTTTCTCTACCATCTAGTCCAACTATTTCCAGAACATCATGAACTCTTTTCATTCTCTCTTGTTTTGATAAATTTCCATGTAGACGACTTAAGTTAACCAAGATATCGCGTCCCGTCATATAAGGGAAAAAGATCGGCGACTCGACAATTGCTCCCACCTGACTTAGTGCCTTTTCTCTATGTGAAACAACGTTTTGTTTATTGATCAAAATATCTCCTGATGTAGGCTTGATCAGTCCTGTTAACATGCGGATGATCGTGGTTTTCCCTGCTCCATTTGGACCCAACAAGCCACAAATTACACCTTCATCTACTTGAAAAGATACTTTATTGGTTAAAACTCGACCTCGAACCTTCTTCGTAATATTTTTTAGCTCTAATACAGTTTTCATGTAAAATCCCTCCTAAGAAGAATATAGGAGGGATTTATAAAGATTTTATAAAGTTGGCTAAAAATAATAAATAATTGCCTCCATAGAGACTAATTTTATGATATCCGATGGATATAGTCGTTTGAATCGCTCTGAAAATCCATCAGTTTTGCAAGGTTTAATCACCATGAAATACCATATTAATCTTGGCAAACTGCACCCAAAATAAAAAATGTATCTCAAAAGGCACCATTGATTAATAGGTTATAGTACTCTTCTTCCTCTAAGTCATTACTACTTTTTAAAATTTCAATTGTTGATTCCACACTATCCCTTACCATTGGAAATACTTCTTCTAAAGTATTAAAATCATGATCCTCTAGTCTATGTAATACAACAGACATAGTCGCTTCAATATAATCGCTGAGATGTTTTATAAATAAATTAATATTATAATGCACCTCTGCTGAGTGAACTATTGCATTTCGTACTCGATATAGACGCTGTAAATGCCGAACCACATTTTCTTTATGGAGTTCAATAACTTTTGAAGCCTTCTTTCCTTCACTCAATATCTCACTTAATTGTCTATACCTATAACCTAATAGAATGTTTACATTGTAGCAATTGGTAGTGATCCCTTCTTTTTTACTGTTATCTAATAGCAAAGGAAGAGCTTCATAAACTTTTAACCGACCAATCCGAATCGAATTTCCGCTTTCCTCTTCTAATATTTCTAAATTACACCTATTACAATCTTCTAAGAAATTTTTCACCAGACTATAGATATAATTGTGAGATGCTGTAGCTCCAACAACCATCTTTACATTGTCTATTCCACCATCTTTTTCTTTCGTTTGAACAAACGATTCCAATGCAATCCATAGGTTTAAAAAAGTAGATTGAGGTGCTAATGATTCTTCACTGATACGGTTAAACTCAAATAGACTCTTAATCTTTCGATTTATAGATTCACTATTACTTTTTTTAATTTGTAATCTTATCTTATCTAATAAAGTCTCTGGAGCATGATACTTCTTTTTATTTAATACTAATGATACATTAACATTCCTTGTAAATTGCCTTCCATCCGGCCATAACACAATTGGTGTTTTATTAATTTCAGGTAACACATACCCATAAAACCGAAGTATGTCTATTTTTTGTATAACTTGAAGCCAAGCAGAGTTAATCGCTGAATGCTGATCAAATACTCTCACTATTACACGAAGATATTCTCGATCGGAAGATATATGAGAGATTAATTTACTATCCGAATATTCCATCAAGACAGTATCTCCATTTAATAAATCAAGTTCGAAGTCTAACATCTTTGCTTGTAACCCTTTTGATGGAGGAGATTCAAAGCGGAATAGGCAAATATAGTCGTTTGGATCGCTTAAAATAGTCTTTATAAATATTTCCCATTTCTCGCTATCATCGCGTTGCGGTAATAAATTTTCCTTGATTAACTCATATAACTTTACTATTGACCAACCTTTCCCTAAAAGTTCACTTACTAAGATAAGAATAAGGTTGTCGATTTCTTTTAATTCCTTAACTTTTATATTACTGATAGATTCACTCTCGAATAACAATACTTTTATTCTTTTTACAATCCATTCTAAATAACAAGTATCAAGATATCGGATGACATAGCCTAACTGATATACAATTGAATGCATCTGAGGTTTTTGTGTTGCTTTTGGACACGAACTTAGGCTTCTTATAATAATCTTGTGGTGAGTTTTAGCTTCTCTTTTTAATAGATCATCAGATTCTACAATCGATCTCGCTTCGTCAATAACTAATTTCAAGTGATGATCATTACATTTGATATCACCATTTAGCATTCCTTCGCATACATAAACAACTTCTTTTAAT encodes the following:
- a CDS encoding ATP-binding cassette domain-containing protein, yielding MVGSIIEYPGFYENLSLYENISLHLQYEKQTITDEKVMELLKLVNLDQQHYKLFSQTSLGMKQRLGLARALAHNPKNTFIR
- a CDS encoding IS3 family transposase (programmed frameshift); translation: MTRRKRRTFTEEFKHQIVQLHQSGKPRSEIIKEYDLTPSAVDKWIRQSQNSCSFKEKDNRTTEEAELIQLRKELQRLRMENDIFKASRADHGTKVNVIRNNCHKYSVSAMCEVLQLPRSTYYYEKKNRKSLKDTITSVIVDIFQKSRQTYGTRKIKVELKKRGWIISRRRIGRIMNQQGLISKYTIAQFKKSRSTCNESNHANLLDRKFQQDEALKVIVSDLTYVRVKQTWHYICVFVDLFNREIIGYSAGPKKDAQLVYRALSSIKQDLRKVQLFHTDRGNEFKNKLMDEALKTFQIQRSLSLKGSPYDNAVAEAMFKIMKTEFVKNARFKSLEQLELELFDYVNWFNNVRIHSTLDYLTPMEYKLIHLKKTV
- a CDS encoding sensor histidine kinase, giving the protein MGKLKKWLYSTKLKTQFIVSFHLSLVCSVVATMLTWFMVLIGVSIMPDQIRPANYYEKKIPTIVDYVQMKGNQLLSPQAQKELESIIPLEGIDYQVVDVTGRIIYGSIQERFINNTKDLYSKINTDIHKNGRIIKMYPLFEPNDQLSGAIFLQYQLSVTSTDVGSKWIISMVLLLTLSSPFIYFYLFSYLFGRRFSKKLERPFYQLIDGAKSIQHNNLDFSLPVIQESHELNQLVQAFEEMRVALKKSLVRQWELEEERKEMVAAIAHDLRTPLTIIHGHAEGLIEGSKKDQDRLDRYLHTIFTNTQRSIRLLDQLHGVSLVEIPGFQIQPEWVDIKTFLDRKVQEFELLCKKKEIDFLYTVDQHSDIEQIYMDDDRISQVLDNIITNAIRYTPEKGQIKWHTMITQENVIFEIKDSGPGFGSTNYERLFRKFYREDSSRTGKEGHVGLGLFIAQSIVHKHGGNIEAFNSEEGGATMKVAIPIDVNSDKKS
- a CDS encoding response regulator transcription factor — encoded protein: MKSKILLVDDEQDIVSFMKDALTDEGYHVYTAYDGTEALKKLKVEPDLIVLDVMMPGMDGFILCELVRKTVSSPILFLSAKQSEQDRIKGLMAGGDDYLIKPFSMKELKTRIFAHLRREQRIGDKKYNRLHFGYLTIDLEGYEVLYNNQPIAFTSKEFELFHFLALHPGQVFTREHLYEKIWGYDATGDSSTITEHIKKIRAKLTKIHAPSYISTVWGIGYKWES
- a CDS encoding ABC transporter permease, whose protein sequence is MKQIVWSEFERTFKRKKTMVLLIVYAGLLALECLFLSSMRTGFFDAENSVQVDSLNAATLFFRDISFFVNFILIPMLVVDSFNGEYTSGALRMVLIRPVSRAKLFLAKWSVQYFIILAIICITWLTGTLFGRFAMPNVESTVFLGNEAVSSFGAFLYTLRFYGIALLIYMSLISVGSFISVLMPNPILSYVGYIGVLVGAIYASDQFIFLLAVTDSIFQQLSHVNAEGFLVTLSVLLIVSIIMNLGLWKKKEWMG
- a CDS encoding ABC transporter permease, with amino-acid sequence MKQLIRAEWERLWKRRITWIIFALIPVGLFAAATYFQKQNEVTSVDLAQYAFAGNFPVLGLAEMLFTLFNAILLVFITLLITEEYRSGQLRMVMIRTYSFRKILLAKVIVLLLFVLSFFVVYFCLSYSIGFVMFDSPEMYHLFYHDQLVTLQDGLLYNLLFYGVSYLTVVALICVLVFIAVISKTTTTAIGGGLSFLLISFSYPMILEYFSRLLEKAVYMKIFFSSIPMIQWQGITMMLAESPQLIGWNLTVLGCYIVIFSLATLLVVRRKDSFY
- a CDS encoding ABC transporter ATP-binding protein, with protein sequence MKTVLELKNITKKVRGRVLTNKVSFQVDEGVICGLLGPNGAGKTTIIRMLTGLIKPTSGDILINKQNVVSHREKALSQVGAIVESPIFFPYMTGRDILVNLSRLHGNLSKQERMKRVHDVLEIVGLDGRENDLVRTYSLGMKQRLGIAQALLGDPDLLILDEPANGLDPMGIRELRELIMKLKREYGKTILISSHLLDELQKICDQVVVIREGQLMWSGDLNKLASEEQSLEDAFIELVSR